One genomic segment of Sorex araneus isolate mSorAra2 chromosome X, mSorAra2.pri, whole genome shotgun sequence includes these proteins:
- the LOC101556348 gene encoding testis-expressed protein 47-like, protein MVEWPGPRHLVPEQDQRGRGQHGHCWRKMAVHFWTMTLLVVTMNATGHQSYNLTQELSLVGKDISDYYEQLFQSISKHHIGEAVTGLLLIYPTTLLHILESSNDNLLNILSDYVEVKKNKTDYFIQGMKIIVVSHNIPTRIFVQWYTSLINVPVMYLGDVTQSQSLEEVVKEFLKQIHKLAVYIFNTIKVGNNVPDDLHKTVPELLLPEQVIMYLYKSKDFMDPETFINMYNNPIHIISDSEIVWPAPTRF, encoded by the exons ATGGTCGaatggccaggaccccgacatctGGTGCCTGAACAGGATCAGCGTGGACGTGGACAACACGGACATTGCTGGAGGAAGATGGCAGTCCACTTTTGGACCATGACACTCCTTGTGGTCACCATGAATGCCACCGGACACCAGTCATACAACCTCACTCAGGAACTCAGTCTTGTGGGGA aagacatTTCTGACTACTATGAACAACTGTTTCAGTCAATTTCAAAACATCACATTGGAGAAGCTGTGACAGGATTATTGCTAATCTATCCTACTACTCTTCTACACATATTAGAGTCCTCCAATGATAATCTTCTAAATATTCTTTCCGATTATGTTgaagttaaaaagaataaaacagattATTTTATCCAAGGAATGAAAATTATAGTTGTGTCCCACAATATCCCAACAAGGATTTTTGTGCAATGGTATACTTCATTAATAAATGTGCCAGTAATGTATCTCGGTGATGTAACACAATCACAGTCTTTAGAGGAAGTTGTCAAAGAGTTTCTTAAACAAATTCATAAACTGGCAGTCTACATTTTTAACACCATTAAAGTGGGCAATAACGTGCCAGATGACTTGCACAAAACTGTACCTGAATTACTCCTCCCAGAGCAAGTAATAATGTATTTGTACAAATCTAAAGATTTCATGGATCCAGAAACTTTCATAAACATGTACAATAATCCCATTCATATCATCTCAGATTCTGAGATTGTATGGCCTGCTCCGACCCGATTCTAG